Proteins encoded together in one Caldicellulosiruptor saccharolyticus DSM 8903 window:
- a CDS encoding ABC transporter ATP-binding protein codes for MVVLEVKNLSKRISGKQILADVNFSVQKGEILALVGPNGAGKTTTLKCIINAASRDTGEVLIFGKPFEPSLKKNIAFVSEHRKVFSRLTLGDYYKMYQALYPNWDDLFFKNFLSRYGFSTGQELSKFSMGQRTLILVILALATNAELVLLDEPTQNLDPTVRFELIQLIKQYVQDKNIAVIVSSHEIFELEEYATNIAIIKNGRILYCDSIDDAKQKHRIVSSMANLKEAEVIGLLDGEVLVRTEKDMGEYPRLNQIIIGYLRGKEGMQEIKSGYYQTTDLNSV; via the coding sequence ATGGTAGTATTAGAAGTCAAAAATTTGAGCAAAAGAATAAGCGGGAAACAGATTTTAGCCGACGTGAATTTTTCAGTTCAAAAAGGTGAGATATTGGCTCTTGTTGGACCAAATGGGGCTGGTAAGACGACAACTCTAAAGTGTATAATAAATGCAGCTTCCAGAGATACCGGAGAAGTTTTGATTTTTGGCAAGCCTTTTGAGCCTTCTTTAAAGAAGAACATAGCATTTGTTTCTGAGCACAGAAAAGTTTTTTCAAGGTTGACATTAGGTGATTACTATAAAATGTATCAAGCCTTGTATCCAAATTGGGATGATTTATTTTTCAAAAATTTTCTTTCGCGCTATGGGTTTAGTACAGGTCAAGAACTTTCTAAATTTTCAATGGGACAAAGAACACTTATCCTTGTTATATTGGCTTTGGCAACAAATGCAGAGCTGGTGCTTTTGGATGAGCCTACTCAAAATCTTGACCCGACTGTAAGGTTTGAGTTGATACAACTTATAAAACAATATGTTCAAGACAAAAACATAGCAGTTATTGTGTCTTCACACGAGATTTTTGAACTTGAAGAGTATGCAACAAATATTGCGATAATCAAAAATGGCAGAATTTTGTACTGCGATTCAATTGATGATGCTAAGCAAAAACACAGAATAGTCTCTTCAATGGCAAACTTGAAGGAAGCAGAAGTTATAGGTTTGCTTGACGGTGAGGTTTTAGTAAGAACTGAGAAGGATATGGGAGAATATCCCCGATTAAATCAAATTATAATTGGCTATTTAAGAGGAAAAGAAGGTATGCAGGAAATTAAAAGTGGTTACTACCAAACAACAGATTTAAATTCTGTATAA
- a CDS encoding KH domain-containing protein: protein MLKDLVEVIAKSLVDNPDQVKVSEIHGEQSVIIELKVAPEDMGKVIGKQGRIARAIRTVVRAAASKDNKRVIVEILQ, encoded by the coding sequence ATGCTAAAAGATTTAGTTGAGGTCATAGCAAAATCTTTAGTTGACAACCCAGACCAAGTAAAGGTTAGTGAAATCCATGGTGAGCAATCTGTAATAATAGAATTAAAAGTGGCTCCTGAAGATATGGGCAAGGTAATTGGTAAGCAAGGTAGAATTGCAAGAGCTATAAGGACAGTTGTCAGAGCTGCAGCAAGCAAGGACAACAAAAGAGTCATTGTTGAGATTTTACAATAA
- the ylxM gene encoding YlxM family DNA-binding protein: protein MQQENKVYLSLLYDFYKDFLTERQKKIIELYVNEDLTLGEISKELGISRQGVFDAFRKAEIALKRYEAKLKLADKYYKNRSIIEEVLQKLRRIYERYKDEEIMSIINSIQEWQENV, encoded by the coding sequence ATGCAGCAAGAAAATAAGGTATATTTGAGCCTTCTTTACGATTTTTATAAGGACTTTTTGACCGAAAGACAAAAAAAGATTATAGAGCTGTATGTAAATGAAGATTTAACCTTGGGAGAGATATCAAAAGAACTTGGCATATCACGGCAGGGTGTTTTTGATGCATTTAGAAAAGCAGAAATAGCCTTGAAAAGGTATGAGGCAAAGCTGAAACTGGCAGACAAGTACTATAAGAACAGGAGCATAATTGAAGAGGTCCTACAGAAACTAAGGAGAATATACGAGAGATATAAAGATGAAGAGATTATGAGCATAATAAATAGTATTCAGGAGTGGCAAGAAAATGTTTAG
- the trmD gene encoding tRNA (guanosine(37)-N1)-methyltransferase TrmD — protein sequence MVFKVLTLFPEVILQATNFSILKRAQEKGLIKIEAINIRDYTKDKHKRTDDYPYGGGFGMVMTAQPIVDAYESIKSSKPHRVIYLTPQGKKYTQDIAKEFSKEEELVIICGHYEGIDQRVIDLIVTDEISIGDYVLSGGEYAALVLIDSISRLVEGVIEKKSVEEESFSECLLEYPHYTRPYEFRGLKVPEVLLSGNHEKIKKWRRYQSLLKTIKSRPDLINAANLTKEDIEFLIKYCESQKIVL from the coding sequence ATGGTATTTAAGGTTTTGACTCTGTTTCCAGAAGTGATTTTGCAAGCAACAAACTTTAGCATTTTGAAAAGGGCACAAGAAAAAGGTTTAATTAAGATTGAGGCAATAAATATAAGGGACTATACCAAAGATAAACACAAAAGAACAGATGATTATCCTTATGGCGGCGGATTTGGAATGGTTATGACTGCCCAGCCGATAGTTGACGCATATGAGAGTATAAAGTCCTCTAAACCTCACAGAGTAATTTATCTCACACCTCAAGGTAAAAAGTATACGCAGGATATTGCAAAGGAATTTTCAAAAGAAGAGGAGCTTGTCATCATTTGTGGACATTATGAGGGGATAGACCAAAGGGTTATTGATTTGATTGTGACAGATGAAATTTCGATAGGAGATTATGTTTTAAGCGGAGGAGAGTATGCAGCCCTTGTTTTAATTGATTCTATATCAAGACTTGTTGAAGGTGTTATTGAAAAGAAATCAGTAGAAGAAGAAAGTTTCTCTGAATGTCTTTTGGAATACCCACATTACACAAGACCATATGAATTCAGAGGGCTTAAAGTTCCTGAGGTTCTTCTCTCAGGGAATCATGAAAAAATAAAAAAGTGGCGTAGGTATCAAAGCCTTTTAAAGACAATTAAATCAAGGCCAGATCTTATAAATGCTGCTAATTTAACAAAGGAGGATATAGAATTTTTAATAAAATATTGTGAGAGTCAAAAAATTGTGTTATAA
- the rimM gene encoding ribosome maturation factor RimM (Essential for efficient processing of 16S rRNA), with protein MYKYLQVGKIVNTFGLKGEVKVIPLTDSPDRFSELNYVLLEDNLSQKLTIERYRVKDNIVIMKFREISSIDEALKLKNRFLVIERERAKKLPEDTYFICDIIGLEVYDLDGRKLGKVKDVLQTGSNDVYICQSYIGKKDLLIPALKDIVKEVNIEQGYMKIKVIEGLLD; from the coding sequence ATGTATAAGTACCTCCAAGTCGGCAAAATTGTGAACACCTTTGGTCTCAAAGGTGAAGTGAAAGTAATACCTCTTACAGACAGTCCTGACAGATTTTCTGAGCTTAATTATGTTCTTTTGGAAGACAATCTTTCTCAAAAGCTTACAATCGAAAGGTACAGGGTAAAGGATAATATTGTAATAATGAAATTTAGAGAAATCTCAAGCATAGATGAAGCGCTAAAACTAAAAAATCGTTTTTTAGTGATAGAAAGAGAAAGGGCTAAAAAACTTCCAGAAGATACCTATTTTATATGCGACATAATTGGGCTTGAGGTTTATGATTTAGATGGGAGAAAGCTTGGCAAGGTGAAAGACGTCTTGCAGACGGGAAGCAATGATGTGTATATCTGCCAAAGCTATATAGGCAAGAAAGATTTGTTAATCCCAGCTTTAAAAGATATTGTTAAAGAAGTGAATATCGAACAAGGGTATATGAAAATAAAGGTTATTGAAGGGTTGTTAGATTAA
- the ffh gene encoding signal recognition particle protein yields MFSSLSEKLQDVFKKLRGKGKLTEKDIKDAMKEVKLALLEADVNYKVVKDFINTVTQKAVGEEVLESLTPAQQVIKIVYDEMVNLLGGNDTKLTFSPSGFSIYMMVGLQGSGKTTTAGKLAALLKKQGKKPLLIACDIYRPAAIKQLEVVAEKVGVSCYADYDKKDAVKIAVEGVNFAKSNRFDIAIVDTAGRLHINEELMNELVAIKSAIKPTEILLVLDAMTGQDAVNVAEAFNNQLGIDGIIMTKLDGDTRGGAALSVKAITGKPIKFAGMGEKMEDLEVFYPDRMASRILGMGDILTLIEKAQEAIDQKKAEELEKKLRSMQFTLEDFLDQLKQIKKMGPLSQIISMIPGIKLKGDVDFDAGEKELKKIEAIINSMTKEERQDPSIINSSRKRRIAMGSGTTVQDVNRLLKQFEDMKRMMKQFSNPSFAKKGKFKFPFM; encoded by the coding sequence ATGTTTAGTAGTCTTTCTGAAAAACTGCAGGATGTATTTAAAAAGCTGAGGGGCAAGGGCAAGCTCACAGAAAAGGATATCAAAGACGCTATGAAAGAGGTAAAGCTTGCGCTATTAGAGGCTGATGTAAACTACAAAGTGGTAAAAGATTTTATCAACACTGTGACACAAAAGGCTGTGGGAGAAGAAGTTTTAGAAAGCCTCACTCCTGCCCAGCAGGTAATAAAGATTGTATACGATGAGATGGTAAACCTTTTAGGAGGAAATGACACAAAACTTACATTTTCTCCGAGCGGTTTTTCAATCTATATGATGGTAGGGTTGCAAGGTTCAGGTAAGACTACAACTGCAGGAAAGCTTGCAGCGCTTTTAAAAAAGCAAGGGAAAAAACCACTTCTCATCGCGTGTGACATATATCGACCAGCAGCCATTAAGCAATTAGAAGTGGTGGCAGAAAAAGTAGGAGTCAGCTGTTACGCAGATTATGATAAAAAAGATGCTGTAAAAATCGCTGTTGAGGGCGTGAACTTTGCAAAGTCAAACAGATTTGATATTGCAATTGTAGACACAGCAGGAAGGCTTCACATAAATGAAGAGCTTATGAACGAACTTGTTGCAATTAAGAGTGCTATAAAACCCACAGAGATTTTGCTTGTATTAGATGCTATGACTGGACAGGATGCCGTAAATGTTGCTGAGGCATTTAATAATCAACTTGGTATTGATGGTATAATTATGACAAAGCTTGATGGTGATACAAGGGGTGGAGCTGCTCTTTCTGTCAAGGCTATAACAGGAAAGCCTATCAAGTTTGCAGGAATGGGCGAAAAGATGGAAGATTTAGAAGTATTTTATCCTGATAGAATGGCATCAAGAATACTTGGAATGGGAGATATTTTGACATTAATAGAGAAAGCACAGGAAGCAATTGACCAGAAAAAGGCTGAGGAGCTTGAGAAAAAGCTCAGAAGCATGCAGTTTACTCTTGAAGATTTTTTAGACCAGTTAAAGCAAATAAAGAAGATGGGACCTTTATCTCAGATTATTTCCATGATACCCGGCATTAAATTGAAAGGCGATGTGGATTTTGATGCTGGTGAGAAGGAACTTAAGAAGATAGAAGCAATTATAAATTCCATGACAAAAGAAGAGCGACAGGACCCAAGCATTATTAATTCCAGCAGAAAAAGAAGAATTGCTATGGGTTCAGGTACCACTGTGCAGGATGTGAACAGGCTTTTAAAACAGTTTGAAGACATGAAAAGGATGATGAAGCAGTTTTCAAATCCCAGCTTTGCTAAGAAAGGAAAATTTAAATTTCCTTTCATGTAA
- the rpsP gene encoding 30S ribosomal protein S16: MAVRIRLKRMGAKNNPFYRIVVADSRSPRDGKTIDEIGYYNPLKNPADIKVDVEKAKKWLSNGAQPTDTVKILLKKVGVIE; this comes from the coding sequence GTGGCAGTAAGAATTAGACTTAAGAGAATGGGTGCAAAAAACAATCCATTTTATAGAATTGTTGTTGCAGACTCAAGAAGTCCAAGAGACGGGAAGACTATTGATGAAATAGGATATTATAATCCTCTCAAAAACCCTGCTGATATCAAAGTTGATGTTGAAAAAGCAAAAAAGTGGCTTTCAAATGGTGCTCAGCCAACAGACACTGTAAAAATTTTGCTTAAAAAAGTTGGGGTAATTGAATAA